One segment of Streptomyces sp. TG1A-8 DNA contains the following:
- a CDS encoding STAS domain-containing protein — MAEGRMTDSVRAEPNRQPDALSADSTVAEGVRVVTLAGEIDHHTGDALRRALDVPDGPPRVVADLHRVTFMDSSGINILLAAHRTLTEAGGWLRLAAPTPSVLRTLQIVGIDSVIDCRDTLHQALDG; from the coding sequence ATGGCCGAAGGACGAATGACGGACTCCGTACGAGCCGAACCGAACCGGCAGCCCGACGCGCTGTCGGCCGACTCGACCGTCGCCGAGGGTGTCCGCGTGGTGACGCTCGCGGGGGAGATCGACCACCACACCGGCGACGCGCTCCGCCGGGCCCTGGACGTCCCCGACGGCCCTCCGCGCGTCGTGGCCGACCTGCACCGGGTCACCTTCATGGACTCCAGCGGCATCAACATCCTCCTCGCCGCCCACCGCACCCTCACCGAGGCGGGCGGCTGGCTGCGCCTGGCCGCACCCACCCCCTCCGTCCTGCGCACCCTGCAGATCGTCGGCATCGACAGCGTCATCGACTGCCGGGACACCCTGCACCAGGCCCTCGACGGCTGA